A region of Faecalibacterium taiwanense DNA encodes the following proteins:
- a CDS encoding cyclodeaminase/cyclohydrolase family protein, which yields MEMTKLSCEKFLAELASKAPTPGGGGTAALVGAAGVALGNMVGNLTTGKKKYAAVEADIQALNTKADALRKELEVLVQADADAFAPLAAAYGLPKDTPEQAAHKAAVLEKALDAACAVPLEIMEKCAEGIALVEEYAAKGSVMAVSDAGCAAALCKAALQAASLNVFINTKLMADRERAAALDAKTDKLLDEFVSRADAVFASVTNKLRNK from the coding sequence ATGGAAATGACTAAGCTGAGCTGTGAGAAATTTCTCGCAGAGCTGGCCAGCAAAGCCCCCACGCCGGGCGGCGGCGGAACGGCGGCGCTGGTGGGTGCTGCCGGTGTAGCGCTGGGTAATATGGTGGGCAACCTGACCACCGGCAAAAAGAAATATGCCGCCGTGGAAGCAGACATTCAGGCCCTGAACACAAAGGCCGATGCCCTGCGCAAAGAGCTGGAGGTGCTGGTGCAGGCCGATGCCGATGCCTTTGCGCCGCTGGCTGCGGCCTACGGCCTGCCCAAGGACACACCAGAGCAGGCTGCACACAAAGCCGCCGTGCTGGAAAAGGCGCTGGATGCCGCCTGTGCCGTGCCACTTGAGATTATGGAAAAGTGCGCCGAGGGCATTGCTCTGGTGGAAGAATACGCCGCCAAAGGCAGCGTGATGGCCGTCTCGGACGCAGGCTGTGCAGCCGCTCTGTGCAAGGCAGCCTTGCAGGCCGCAAGCCTGAATGTGTTCATCAACACAAAGCTGATGGCAGACCGTGAGCGCGCTGCTGCGTTGGACGCAAAAACAGACAAACTGCTGGATGAATTTGTGTCGCGGGCAGACGCTGTTTTTGCATCCGTGACGAACAAATTGCGGAATAAGTGA
- a CDS encoding tetrahydrofolate dehydrogenase/cyclohydrolase catalytic domain-containing protein yields the protein MATILKGAPVVAAMNERNAALCEQLKAKGITPTLAVVRVGEREDDLSYERGVIARCGKVGVEVKQFLLPADASQDDLLKVIAEVNAEDTIHGCLLFRPLPKQFNDRTVRAALAPEKDIDGITDDSLAGVFTNTDLGYAPCTAQACLEILKYYNIPLSGRRAVVVGRSLVVGKPAAMMLDRENATVTICNSRTQNLPAICKEADVVVVAMGKMGAVGADCLREGQTVVDVGIHVNENGKLCGDVKFSEAEPVVDAITPVPGGVGTVTTSVLVGHVVQAAVKKAGL from the coding sequence ATGGCAACGATTTTGAAGGGCGCACCCGTTGTAGCCGCTATGAACGAACGCAATGCGGCGCTGTGTGAGCAGCTCAAGGCAAAAGGCATCACTCCCACGCTGGCCGTGGTGCGTGTGGGTGAGCGGGAGGACGACCTCTCCTACGAGCGCGGCGTGATCGCCCGCTGCGGCAAGGTGGGTGTGGAGGTAAAGCAGTTTCTTCTGCCCGCCGATGCTTCGCAGGACGATCTGCTGAAGGTGATCGCCGAGGTGAACGCAGAGGATACCATCCACGGATGCCTGCTGTTCCGTCCGCTGCCCAAGCAGTTCAATGACCGCACTGTGCGTGCGGCGCTGGCTCCGGAAAAGGACATTGACGGCATCACGGACGATTCTCTGGCCGGTGTGTTCACTAATACCGATCTCGGCTATGCTCCCTGCACCGCGCAGGCCTGCCTTGAGATCTTGAAGTATTACAACATTCCGCTTTCCGGCAGGCGCGCTGTCGTAGTGGGCCGTAGCCTTGTGGTAGGCAAGCCCGCAGCCATGATGCTGGACCGCGAGAACGCCACCGTGACCATCTGCAATTCCCGCACGCAGAACCTGCCCGCCATCTGCAAGGAAGCAGATGTGGTAGTAGTGGCCATGGGCAAGATGGGCGCCGTGGGTGCCGACTGCCTGCGTGAGGGCCAGACCGTGGTAGACGTGGGCATTCATGTGAACGAAAATGGCAAGCTGTGCGGTGACGTAAAGTTCAGCGAAGCAGAGCCGGTAGTGGATGCCATCACGCCGGTACCCGGCGGTGTGGGCACTGTGACCACCTCGGTGCTGGTGGGCCATGTCGTGCAGGCTGCAGTCAAAAAGGCCGGGCTGTAA
- a CDS encoding phospho-N-acetylmuramoyl-pentapeptide-transferase, with translation MIELLLSVVGQRGVDALAFLLAFALTALMDSVFHDKLPHDHGREFAVNGALSKGKARGSGLIFVLCIALVSLAFLPFKVEYVIYTILLIASMLSGYFDDAAETAWNEYKKGIIDFAIAIVAGVTYLNFNGCGVNFLQWSFTLPYAVYLLLIVILIWTSINVVNCTDGVDGLSASVAVVTIGTYLLAYKTELAEYGTAGVVFMGALLAYLWSNAKPSSLLMGDAGSRAMGFFIAMLSLKCGHPFAFLLAAIVFIVDGSLGILKISLKRFLHISILKNTRTPLHDHARKNKGWSDEQVVARWLIMQCVASALLLLIVRG, from the coding sequence ATGATCGAATTACTGCTTTCGGTCGTAGGACAGCGCGGTGTCGATGCTCTGGCATTCCTGCTGGCGTTTGCCCTTACGGCTTTGATGGACTCCGTTTTTCACGATAAGCTTCCGCACGACCATGGCCGCGAGTTTGCGGTGAACGGTGCGCTTTCCAAGGGTAAGGCCCGTGGTTCCGGCCTGATCTTCGTGCTGTGCATCGCACTGGTATCGCTGGCATTCCTGCCGTTCAAGGTGGAATACGTCATCTACACCATCCTGCTCATTGCATCCATGCTGTCCGGCTACTTTGATGATGCTGCTGAAACTGCATGGAACGAGTATAAAAAGGGTATCATTGATTTTGCCATTGCCATTGTTGCAGGTGTGACCTACCTCAACTTCAACGGCTGCGGTGTGAATTTCCTGCAGTGGAGTTTCACTCTGCCGTATGCTGTGTACCTGCTGCTGATCGTTATTCTGATCTGGACCAGCATCAATGTGGTCAACTGCACCGACGGCGTGGACGGCCTTTCGGCAAGTGTTGCAGTGGTGACCATCGGCACCTACCTGCTGGCCTATAAAACAGAGCTGGCCGAGTACGGCACCGCAGGCGTTGTGTTCATGGGTGCGCTGCTGGCCTATCTGTGGTCCAACGCAAAGCCGTCCAGCCTGCTGATGGGCGATGCCGGCAGCCGCGCAATGGGCTTCTTTATCGCAATGCTGTCCCTCAAATGCGGCCATCCGTTTGCCTTCCTGCTGGCAGCCATCGTGTTCATCGTGGATGGCAGTCTGGGCATCCTGAAGATCAGCCTGAAGCGCTTTTTGCACATTTCCATCCTCAAGAACACCCGCACCCCTCTGCACGACCACGCCCGCAAGAATAAGGGCTGGAGCGACGAGCAGGTGGTGGCCCGCTGGCTGATCATGCAGTGTGTGGCTTCGGCTTTGCTGCTGCTCATTGTCCGCGGCTAA
- a CDS encoding cob(I)yrinic acid a,c-diamide adenosyltransferase, protein MKRTGLLHLYYGDGKGKTTAAMGLALRAMGSGKRVVILQFLKGGKSGEVPLLEQLGAKVYRGKAGQKFVFQMNEAEKEATRQLQNANLTAAMADPADLLILDEAGSAWELDMVDKALLQKAVLERPAEQECVLTAHAAPQWMLDAADYATEMKCHRHPYQRGISARQGIEY, encoded by the coding sequence ATGAAGCGTACAGGACTGTTACATCTATATTACGGTGATGGCAAGGGTAAGACCACCGCTGCCATGGGCCTTGCTTTGCGGGCCATGGGCAGCGGAAAGCGGGTGGTGATCCTGCAGTTCCTCAAAGGCGGCAAAAGCGGCGAGGTGCCGCTGCTGGAACAGCTGGGTGCAAAGGTGTACCGCGGCAAGGCGGGGCAGAAATTCGTGTTCCAGATGAACGAAGCGGAAAAGGAAGCCACCCGCCAGCTGCAGAATGCGAACCTCACAGCTGCCATGGCCGACCCTGCCGACCTGCTGATTTTGGACGAAGCGGGCAGCGCATGGGAACTGGATATGGTGGATAAAGCCCTGTTGCAAAAGGCTGTGCTGGAACGCCCGGCAGAGCAGGAATGCGTGCTTACTGCCCATGCTGCGCCGCAGTGGATGCTGGATGCCGCCGACTATGCCACGGAGATGAAGTGCCACCGCCACCCTTATCAGAGGGGAATTTCCGCCCGGCAGGGCATTGAATACTGA
- the glyA gene encoding serine hydroxymethyltransferase, with translation MYNEMMDTIGLVNTVDPELAAAMDRELNRQRQNIELIASENIVSPAVMAAMGSILTNKYAEGLPGKRYYGGCVYVDEVENIAIERACKLFGAKYANVQPHSGAQANLAVYFALLDLGDTVMGMDLSQGGHLTHGSPVNMSGKNYNFVSYGVNADGVIDYAELEKQVKKVRPKLIVAGASAYPRAIDFEKIAEIAHGYGAYLMVDMAHIAGLVAGGYHQSPVPYADVVTTTTHKTLRGPRGGLILTNNPILAKRINSAVFPGTQGGPLEHVIAAKAVCFGEALKPEFKEYARKIVENAQALAAELQVRGVKLVSGGTDNHLMLIDLRDEECTGKELEARLDSVHITANKNTVPGETRSPFVTSGVRLGTPAVTTRGMGVAEMKVIADCIADCIWHYDEKKDEISDRVLKLTRDFPLYQ, from the coding sequence ATGTACAATGAAATGATGGACACCATCGGTCTGGTCAATACCGTTGATCCGGAGTTGGCCGCAGCCATGGATCGCGAGCTGAACCGTCAGCGCCAGAACATTGAACTGATCGCCAGTGAGAACATCGTCTCTCCCGCCGTCATGGCCGCAATGGGCAGCATCCTGACCAACAAGTACGCCGAGGGCCTGCCCGGCAAGCGCTACTATGGCGGCTGTGTCTATGTGGACGAGGTGGAGAACATTGCCATCGAGCGTGCCTGCAAGCTGTTCGGCGCAAAATATGCCAATGTTCAGCCCCACTCCGGTGCACAGGCCAATCTGGCAGTTTATTTTGCTCTGCTGGATCTGGGCGATACTGTCATGGGCATGGACCTGTCTCAGGGCGGCCATCTGACCCACGGTTCTCCGGTAAACATGTCCGGCAAGAACTATAACTTTGTCTCTTACGGTGTCAATGCCGACGGCGTGATCGACTATGCTGAGCTGGAAAAGCAGGTTAAGAAGGTGCGCCCCAAGCTGATCGTGGCCGGTGCGTCTGCATATCCCCGTGCCATCGATTTTGAGAAGATTGCTGAGATCGCCCACGGCTATGGTGCATATCTGATGGTGGATATGGCCCACATTGCCGGTCTGGTGGCAGGCGGCTATCACCAGAGCCCTGTGCCGTATGCTGATGTTGTTACCACCACCACCCACAAGACCCTGCGCGGCCCCCGCGGCGGTCTGATCCTGACCAACAATCCCATTCTTGCAAAGCGCATCAATTCTGCCGTGTTCCCCGGCACCCAGGGCGGCCCGCTGGAGCATGTGATCGCCGCAAAAGCTGTCTGCTTTGGTGAAGCACTGAAGCCGGAGTTCAAGGAATATGCCCGCAAGATCGTGGAGAATGCACAGGCTCTGGCAGCAGAGCTGCAGGTACGCGGTGTCAAGCTGGTATCCGGCGGCACCGACAACCACCTCATGCTGATCGACCTGCGTGACGAGGAGTGCACCGGCAAGGAGCTGGAAGCACGTCTGGACAGCGTGCACATCACCGCCAATAAGAACACTGTCCCCGGCGAGACTCGCAGCCCGTTCGTGACTTCTGGCGTGCGTCTGGGCACCCCGGCTGTTACCACCCGCGGCATGGGCGTGGCCGAGATGAAGGTGATCGCCGACTGCATCGCCGATTGCATCTGGCACTACGACGAGAAGAAGGACGAGATCAGTGACCGTGTGCTGAAGCTGACCCGGGATTTCCCTCTGTATCAGTAA
- a CDS encoding ketopantoate reductase family protein, whose amino-acid sequence MRILVYGAGVLGCELAHVLMQNKKNVVTLLARGEWKEMIDQKGLVIRHWVQRKTTTERIKTVDTLAPDDYYDLVFVVVQAGQLPDVLPVLKANKSQYFVFVGNNPQAKQVLEFMQRPADKIAFGFQGTAGRREHDHVVSVYASAGMTVGGATTPLSGTFRTRLKTAFDGAKYKLTFYGDMDEWLKCHIAFVLPACYVCYACNGDLHRATKQQRGAILDAAYEACLMLKDAGIPVNDANNTDNFQPGTSARRKMEAMVFTMTKTPLGRLCVSDHAMHAVSEMKYLDEAFDALRRQTGTAMPMWEKLRNEMPSWDSLQQNRKAAK is encoded by the coding sequence ATGAGGATTCTGGTTTACGGTGCAGGCGTTTTGGGCTGCGAGCTGGCCCATGTGCTGATGCAGAACAAAAAGAACGTTGTCACGCTTCTTGCACGCGGAGAGTGGAAGGAAATGATCGACCAGAAGGGTTTGGTCATCCGCCACTGGGTGCAGCGCAAGACCACAACGGAACGGATCAAAACCGTGGACACTCTCGCCCCGGATGATTATTATGATCTCGTCTTTGTGGTCGTGCAGGCGGGCCAGCTGCCGGATGTGCTTCCTGTGCTCAAGGCCAACAAGAGCCAGTATTTTGTGTTTGTGGGCAACAACCCGCAGGCAAAGCAGGTGCTGGAATTCATGCAGCGCCCGGCGGATAAGATCGCATTCGGCTTTCAGGGCACGGCAGGCCGCCGTGAACACGACCATGTGGTCAGTGTGTACGCCAGTGCTGGCATGACGGTGGGCGGTGCCACAACTCCGCTTTCTGGCACCTTCCGAACCCGGCTCAAGACCGCCTTTGACGGTGCAAAATACAAGCTGACCTTCTATGGCGATATGGATGAATGGCTCAAGTGCCACATTGCATTCGTTCTGCCGGCGTGCTATGTATGCTATGCCTGCAACGGCGATCTGCACCGGGCCACCAAGCAGCAGCGCGGCGCCATTCTGGATGCCGCCTATGAAGCCTGCCTGATGCTCAAGGATGCGGGCATCCCGGTGAACGATGCCAACAACACCGATAATTTCCAGCCCGGCACATCGGCCCGCCGTAAGATGGAAGCGATGGTGTTTACCATGACAAAAACACCGCTGGGCAGATTGTGCGTTTCGGATCACGCCATGCACGCAGTGTCCGAAATGAAGTATCTGGACGAAGCGTTCGATGCTCTGCGCAGGCAGACCGGCACGGCAATGCCCATGTGGGAAAAGCTGCGCAATGAAATGCCCTCGTGGGATAGCCTGCAGCAGAACCGGAAAGCAGCAAAATAA
- a CDS encoding heavy-metal-associated domain-containing protein has translation MIETIVKVDGMMCGMCESHVNEAVRKAFPEVKRVSSSQAKAQTVIHSEQPLDEQKLRDAINATGYEVKGVSSAPYEKKGFFSFLKK, from the coding sequence ATGATTGAAACGATCGTAAAAGTAGATGGTATGATGTGCGGCATGTGCGAGAGCCATGTCAACGAAGCCGTGCGCAAGGCCTTCCCGGAGGTGAAAAGGGTGTCGTCCTCGCAGGCAAAAGCCCAGACGGTGATCCACTCGGAACAGCCGCTGGACGAGCAGAAGCTGCGGGATGCCATCAATGCAACCGGCTATGAGGTCAAGGGCGTAAGCAGTGCACCTTACGAGAAAAAAGGCTTTTTCTCGTTTTTGAAAAAGTAA
- a CDS encoding 5-formyltetrahydrofolate cyclo-ligase, producing the protein MTVSEAKQTQRKAGRAARKALGPEERKAANAALCAFLWQLAAVQNAQTILLYAAFGFEADLAAFAAEAAAQGKTLAYPVCGEAYSLTAAVPGPDGWEMGQYGIRTPILSRSEILLPEALDLILVPCTAFDADCFRVGMGKGYYDRYLPRCKNAVKIGIAFEAQRVEHAAVDEHDQRLDAYVTERGIYKWK; encoded by the coding sequence GTGACGGTCAGTGAAGCAAAGCAGACCCAGCGCAAAGCGGGCCGTGCCGCACGCAAGGCTCTCGGCCCGGAAGAACGCAAGGCTGCAAATGCCGCTTTGTGCGCATTCCTCTGGCAGCTGGCTGCCGTGCAGAATGCGCAGACCATCCTGCTGTACGCAGCGTTTGGTTTTGAAGCCGACCTTGCTGCCTTTGCCGCCGAAGCAGCAGCTCAGGGCAAAACGCTGGCCTATCCGGTGTGCGGCGAGGCGTATTCCCTTACAGCCGCTGTGCCCGGCCCGGACGGCTGGGAGATGGGACAGTACGGCATCCGCACCCCCATCCTGAGCCGGTCGGAGATTCTGCTGCCGGAAGCGCTGGATCTGATCCTTGTACCCTGCACGGCTTTTGATGCAGACTGCTTCCGGGTCGGCATGGGCAAGGGCTATTACGACCGGTATCTTCCCCGCTGCAAAAACGCGGTGAAGATCGGCATTGCATTTGAGGCACAGCGGGTGGAACATGCTGCTGTAGACGAGCACGACCAGCGGCTGGATGCCTATGTAACAGAGAGGGGTATTTACAAATGGAAATGA